Genomic window (Armatimonadota bacterium):
CCGTTGACGGCCTTCAGGAACCACCCGGCGGCTAGGGCGTCGGCGTCTGAAAGTCCGGGCTGACGCAGGATCCACTTGGCACCCTCGACCGCTTTGGAGATCGCGACCGACGTGTTCAGATCGTCGCACATGGCGTCGAGGGCTTGACCGTACAGCGCATCGAGCGGATGTTCCGGCCCGGGCGCACCGAGCGTCGATTCGACGAACCTTGGAAGCCGCGCTTCGACGCGCCGGACGCATTCCCGGAACCGTTCGACGTTGCCTTGGGCGTCCTTCAAGACTTGGAGCGTGAAATTGAACGGCTTTCCATAAGGGACGCTGATCAAGGCGTACCGGAGGGCGAGCGGGTCGAACCCCCGCTCGACAAGGTCCCGGACCGTATAGAAGTTCCCGGTCCGCTTCGCCATCTTCTCGCCTTCTACTTGTAAGTAGCGGACGTGCATCCAATGGTTGGCGAACGGCCGCCCCGTCACGGCTTCGCTCTGGGCGATCTCGCACTCGTGGTGCGGGAACGCGTTGTCCTCGCCGCCGCTATGGAGGTCCAACGTGTCGCCCAGATAGACGCGCGCCATCGCCGAACACTCGATGTGCCACCCCGGGAAGCCCCAGCCCCAAGGCGAAAACCATTGCATGAGGTGCTTGTCGTCCTTCTTCCAGAGCGCGAAGTCGGCCTGCTTCCTCTTATTGTCGTCGACGACGACTTCCCGCACGGCCTCCATCAACTTGTCGCGCGTGTTACCGCTCAGTTTGCCGTAGCCCTGGAACGAATCGACGTCGAAATAGACGCCTGTCGGAGTTTCGTACGCGTGGCCGTCGGAAACAAGTTGTTCGGCCATGAGGATCTGCTCGCGCACGTGCTGGGTGGCCCTCGGACGGACGTGCGGTTCACTAAGGTTGAGCCGCTCCCAGTCTTCGATGTAGCACTGGGTGTAGTACTCGGCCAGGTCCCAAACGTTGGCGAAATGCTCGCCTTCCTTACTCCGCAACGCTCGCTCCATGCGGTCCTCCCCTCCGGCGTCGGCGACGTCGTCTTGAGTCAGGTGC
Coding sequences:
- a CDS encoding cysteine--tRNA ligase, giving the protein MSRRVFKLYDTMTKQVKELQTSEPGHLRFYTCGPTVYSYAHIGNFRSFLGADLVVRTARSLDWRVTWVTNVTDVGHLTQDDVADAGGEDRMERALRSKEGEHFANVWDLAEYYTQCYIEDWERLNLSEPHVRPRATQHVREQILMAEQLVSDGHAYETPTGVYFDVDSFQGYGKLSGNTRDKLMEAVREVVVDDNKRKQADFALWKKDDKHLMQWFSPWGWGFPGWHIECSAMARVYLGDTLDLHSGGEDNAFPHHECEIAQSEAVTGRPFANHWMHVRYLQVEGEKMAKRTGNFYTVRDLVERGFDPLALRYALISVPYGKPFNFTLQVLKDAQGNVERFRECVRRVEARLPRFVESTLGAPGPEHPLDALYGQALDAMCDDLNTSVAISKAVEGAKWILRQPGLSDADALAAGWFLKAVNGLLGIAYPERHAGAHEGTREEAEPTVQGRTVSEWIEARTAAKRSKDFIESDRIRDVLSSEGIELRDAPEGTTWIRRPFSRASGGD